In Sphingomonas sp. KC8, the sequence AGGTCGAAGCGGTGCCGCGCGTGCGCGCCGATCGCATCCAGATCCAGCAGGTTGCGGTGAACCTGATCGTCAATGCGGTCCAGGCGATGGCGCAACTGCCCGAGGAACGCCGCGCGCTGACCATCAGGACAAAGCGGCAGGAACCGGGGCTGGTGCGGATCGAGGTGGAAGATAGCGGGCCGGGAATCGATCCGGCCGTCGCCGATCAATTGTTCACCGCGTTCAGCAGCACCAAGCCGACCGGCATGGGCATGGGCCTGTCGATCAGCCGGTCGATCGTCGAGGCGCATGGGGGCACGATCAGCGGCTATGGCAATGCCGATCGCCCGGGTGCCACCTTCGCGTTCACCTTGCCCGTGGTGGAAGGTGATGTGGAGGAACCAGGCGCCTGTCTGGGCTGACAGGCGCCCGGCCGCGGATCAGCCCAGCATCGACCCCGTTTCCACGAACCGCTGGTGCCAGGACAGCGCCTCCGGCAGCAGCGTCGGTGTCTGCTGGCCATAGGATCCCGCGCGTGCCCGGCGATAATAATCGGCGAGCGCGGGGCGATAGGTGGGGTGCGCGCAATTTTCGATGATCACCGCCGCGCGTTGCTTGGGCGAAAGGCCGCGCAGATCGGCGAGGCCCTGTTCCGTCACGATCACCGCGACATCCTGGTTGATATGATCGACATGCGATGCGTGCGGCACGATCGCCGAAATCTTGCCCCCCTTGGCGATTGACGGGGTCAGGAAGATCGACAGGAAAGCGTTGCGCGCGAAATCGCCCGATCCGCCGATGCCGTTCTGGATCCGCGAACCCATGATATGGGTGGAGTTGACGTTGCCGTAGATGTCGGCCTCGATCATCCCGTTCATCGCGATGCAGCCCAGACGGCGGATCAGTTCCGGATGGTTGCTGATTTCCTGTGGGCGCAGCAGCAGGCGGTTGCGAAACTGGTCCATCCGCGCGTTGAGCGAGGCGGCGGCCTCGGGGCTGAGCGAGAAGGCGGTGCCCGATGCAAAGCGCAGACGGCCGCTATCGAGCAGATCGAGCATCCCGTCCTGAATGACTTCGGTGAAGGCGGTCAGATTTTCGAACGGCCCGTCGATCAGGCCGGTCAGCACCGCATTGGCGATGTTGCCGACGCCTGATTGCAGCGGCAGCAGATGTTCGGGCAATCGCCCCATCTTCACTTCATGCTTCAGAAATTCCAGCAGGTGGCCGGCAATGGCGCGCGCGGTATCGTCGGGTGGGGTGAAGGGGGCATTGCGATCGGGCACGTCGGTTTCGACGATGGCGACGATCTTGTCCGGATCGCAGTGAAAATAGGCCTCGCCGATGCGATCGTCCGATCGGACCAGCGGAATCGGCACGCGGGCGGGCGGCAGCGCGGTGCCGTAATAAATGTCGTGCATCCCTTCGAGCGCGGGGTTCTGCCAGCGATTGACCTCAAGGATGATTTGGCCGGCACGATCGAGCCAGGTTTTGTTATTGCCGATCGACGAGGATGGGATGAGCGAGCCATCGGGTCGGATTCCCGTCACCTCGATCACCGCGGTATCGAGCGGTCCGAGAAAACCCTGCCATGCCATCGGCGCGACCTGGCTGAGATGCATGTCGAAATATTCCATCTCGCCGCGATTGATCTTTTCACGGGCGATCGGATCGGAATTGTAGGGCAGGCGGAACTCGACACCATCGGCGCGGGCCAGCGCGCCATCCAGTTCCGGCCCGGTCGATGCGCCGGTCCACACCTTGACGCGAAACGGGTTGCCCGCCGCGTGCTCGCGCTCCATCCGCGCGGCCAGCGCCAGAGGCACCGCCTTGGGATAGCCCGATCCGGTGAAGCCGCTCATCCCGACACTGCTGCCGGACGTGATCAGCGCTGCGGCTGATTCCGCATCCATCACCTTTGCGCGCAAATGGTCCGCTTGAATCCGATTTTCGGACATTCCTGCCGTCCTTCCAGATGCCGTCGGCATGTGGAATGGCCGGCGGGCACGAAATCATGTCCCGGCGCGGCCCGGAATGGTCGCGCCGGTGGACATCATGCCGCCCCCAAGGCCGACGCCGCGGCCTCGTTGCCCAACATGGCCCGATCGCGCAACCCCGGTCAGTCGACCAGGGCGCACCAGCGGAAATCATGTTTGATGAAATTCTGGCCGAGGCTGTATCGCACCCGCCGCACGCCCGGAATCTTGTCGATCGTCTGGTGCAGGAAGTCGGTCAGTTCATTGCCGTTTTCAACCAGCGTCATCGCCAGCACGTCGGCCCGGCCGAGCATTGTTGCAACAAAGCCGATTTCAGGAACTTTCGCGAGCGCCTTGGCCATATCCTCGATATCGCCGGCGGTGTTGGCCTCGATCCACAGATAAGCGAGAATCGGATTGCGCAGCCGGCTGGTGTTGGTGATCGCGGCGACGCGGATCACCTTGCTGTCGAAAAGCCGCTTGAGGCGGGATCGGATGGTGCCTTCGGTCAGCCCCAGTTCACGGCCTATTTCGCGGTTCGAGACGCGGGCGTCGATGCCCAGCCGCTCGATGATCTTGTGGTCGATTTCATCCAGCGCAACGCCACTGCTCATAGAGGTGCCCAATCAGGAGTATATTTCAGTACCTTGAGCGCTAGCCCCGGAACCATTTTTTCGACGCCCGGAATATGGGCGATGACATGCGTCAATAGCCGGTCGAGATCGGCGAGGTCATGCGCGACGACCTGCACTTCCAGATCATGCGTGCCGATCGCGACATTGACGGTGACGACTTCTTCGAGTTCGGCCAGATCACGGCCGACGTCGGCGGCCGACCGGCCTTTCACCTGAATGCCGACAGCCGACAGGCATTCATAGCCCATCGCGGAAAGATCGCGCATCGCGACCACCCGAACGGAACTGGTGTCTTCCAGCCGGCGCAGGCGGGTGCGCACCGTCGCTTCGTTGACATCGACGATGCGGGCCAGATCGCGATTGGCGATCCGCCCGCTATGCCGCAACGCTGCGATGATGCGTTCGTCTATTTCGTCGAGTTCATAGCCGGCGGCATCGTGCCCGCGCCCGCGGCCGCCATTGCGTGCGGTTGTTTCCCTAACCACGCCCGAACCCCCAGATCTTCGCGGTGGCATATGCACCAGCGCCGATTAAACCGCGAAGCTGACAGACTTTGCAAACGGCTGTCAATGCCGGTTGACGGGCGTCAGGCCGGATCACCGGGCCAGAAAACCGCCATCGACGGCAAGCGGGTGGCCGGTGATGAAACTGGCCTTGTCGGAACAGAGGAACAGCACCGCATCCGCGACTTCGCGTGCTTCGCCCATGCGGCCCAGCGGGTGCATCTGCGCCACGAACGCGGCTGCGCGCGGATCCTGGTTCACGGCATCGGTCATCGGCGTGGTGATGGCCCCCGGGCACACGGCGTTGACGCGCACATTATCGCTGGCAAAACGCAGCGCCGCCGATTGCGTGAAGCCGATCACCGCATGCTTGCTGCCGCAATAGGCAGCACCGCCCGAACCCGACATGCCCGCGATCGACGACGTGTTGACGATGGCGCCGCGCTTGGCCTTGGCCATGTGCCGGGCTTCGGCGGCAATGCAATACATCACGCCATCGCAATTGACGGCGAAGGTGGCGGCATAAGCCTCCGGATCACCCCATGGCGACCGCGTGTCTTCGCGCGTGACGCCGGCATTGTTGAAGGCGCAGTCGAGTCGCCCCCAACGTTCGACCACGGCATCGACCGCGGCATCGACGGCCGCGCGATCGGTAACGTCCAGCCGGGCGCCATAGGCTTCGCCACCGGCTTCGGTGATGAGACGGGCGGTTTCTTCTGCCCATTCGCCATTATAATCGGTCGCGGCGACCTTGGCGCCTTCCTGTGCAAACGCGAGGGCGGCTGCGCGTCCAATACCGCCACCGGCGCCGGTGATGAAAACGGTGCGGCCTTCAAACTGCCTGCTCATGCGTCATACTCCGATCGCGCGTATCCAATCATCCAGCCGCGTACAGAGACGCGCGACGCTCGAAAAGCCAAAATGATTGTGTCCGGTTTCGGGAAGATCATAAATCGTGATGTCGCGGCTGGCTGGATATGCCGCCGGAACCTCGCCTGCCGGCACGCCGATATCGCGATCGCCAAAGGCGAAGAAGATCGGCACGTCGATCGCGGCGGCTTCGGCTGCGAAACTGCCGGGCACCATCGACATGACGCCGCCGGCGCCGAACATGCGATCGCCGGTTGCCCGCAGGGCGGCCGCAACGGCCGGATCGCCACCGCCGAATATCTGCCGGGCCAGTTCCTTGTCGGGCGCACGGAAGCGCACGAACGGCCCGCCGAAGCGGGCGGCGACAAGCCGGGGAAGGGCGGCTGCCAGTCCGTCCGGATCGCCGATGAAGATGCGTTCTTCATCGGTCAGCGCCCAATCGAGTCCACTGGCGCTCGATCCGAGTAGGGCGATGG encodes:
- a CDS encoding acetyl-CoA hydrolase/transferase family protein, coding for MSENRIQADHLRAKVMDAESAAALITSGSSVGMSGFTGSGYPKAVPLALAARMEREHAAGNPFRVKVWTGASTGPELDGALARADGVEFRLPYNSDPIAREKINRGEMEYFDMHLSQVAPMAWQGFLGPLDTAVIEVTGIRPDGSLIPSSSIGNNKTWLDRAGQIILEVNRWQNPALEGMHDIYYGTALPPARVPIPLVRSDDRIGEAYFHCDPDKIVAIVETDVPDRNAPFTPPDDTARAIAGHLLEFLKHEVKMGRLPEHLLPLQSGVGNIANAVLTGLIDGPFENLTAFTEVIQDGMLDLLDSGRLRFASGTAFSLSPEAAASLNARMDQFRNRLLLRPQEISNHPELIRRLGCIAMNGMIEADIYGNVNSTHIMGSRIQNGIGGSGDFARNAFLSIFLTPSIAKGGKISAIVPHASHVDHINQDVAVIVTEQGLADLRGLSPKQRAAVIIENCAHPTYRPALADYYRRARAGSYGQQTPTLLPEALSWHQRFVETGSMLG
- a CDS encoding Lrp/AsnC family transcriptional regulator, whose amino-acid sequence is MSSGVALDEIDHKIIERLGIDARVSNREIGRELGLTEGTIRSRLKRLFDSKVIRVAAITNTSRLRNPILAYLWIEANTAGDIEDMAKALAKVPEIGFVATMLGRADVLAMTLVENGNELTDFLHQTIDKIPGVRRVRYSLGQNFIKHDFRWCALVD
- a CDS encoding Lrp/AsnC family transcriptional regulator, whose amino-acid sequence is MVRETTARNGGRGRGHDAAGYELDEIDERIIAALRHSGRIANRDLARIVDVNEATVRTRLRRLEDTSSVRVVAMRDLSAMGYECLSAVGIQVKGRSAADVGRDLAELEEVVTVNVAIGTHDLEVQVVAHDLADLDRLLTHVIAHIPGVEKMVPGLALKVLKYTPDWAPL
- a CDS encoding SDR family NAD(P)-dependent oxidoreductase, which produces MSRQFEGRTVFITGAGGGIGRAAALAFAQEGAKVAATDYNGEWAEETARLITEAGGEAYGARLDVTDRAAVDAAVDAVVERWGRLDCAFNNAGVTREDTRSPWGDPEAYAATFAVNCDGVMYCIAAEARHMAKAKRGAIVNTSSIAGMSGSGGAAYCGSKHAVIGFTQSAALRFASDNVRVNAVCPGAITTPMTDAVNQDPRAAAFVAQMHPLGRMGEAREVADAVLFLCSDKASFITGHPLAVDGGFLAR
- a CDS encoding alpha/beta hydrolase; protein product: MTSVQTLHLEAPVPYGAGVLSLAADLHMPAAPPRSLLWCVPGGGANRSYFDLARGETGHSFARRMVAAGHAVIMVDNPGIGDSSVPPEPDRFSPRDAGDSHHHALVALRRLHPALADVRTIAIGHSMGGMLVTLQHARNRSFSAIALLGSSASGLDWALTDEERIFIGDPDGLAAALPRLVAARFGGPFVRFRAPDKELARQIFGGGDPAVAAALRATGDRMFGAGGVMSMVPGSFAAEAAAIDVPIFFAFGDRDIGVPAGEVPAAYPASRDITIYDLPETGHNHFGFSSVARLCTRLDDWIRAIGV